One window of the Streptomyces asoensis genome contains the following:
- a CDS encoding universal stress protein: MAVVLGYDESPGAVRALRIAIQTAAAFGEPLVLVYGAAAPGPGGEEYRAHHEAVREAGRIALEHAVTAAEAAGVPTTVEIIDQKPAQALVDAASRHGARFIVVGSWGESPMRGALLGSTPHKLLHLSSVPVLCVPTEQ, translated from the coding sequence ATGGCGGTCGTCCTCGGATACGACGAATCTCCCGGCGCGGTACGCGCCCTGCGCATCGCGATCCAGACGGCGGCCGCGTTCGGTGAGCCCCTCGTGCTGGTCTACGGCGCCGCGGCCCCGGGGCCGGGCGGCGAGGAGTACCGGGCCCACCACGAAGCCGTCCGCGAGGCCGGACGCATCGCCCTCGAGCACGCCGTCACGGCGGCCGAGGCGGCGGGCGTGCCCACGACTGTCGAGATCATCGACCAGAAACCGGCGCAGGCGCTGGTCGACGCCGCGTCACGCCATGGGGCGAGGTTCATCGTGGTGGGCAGCTGGGGCGAGAGCCCGATGCGCGGGGCGCTGTTGGGCTCGACCCCCCACAAACTCCTGCACCTGTCGAGCGTCCCGGTGCTCTGCGTCCCGACCGAACAATGA